In Halobacterium sp. CBA1132, a genomic segment contains:
- a CDS encoding carbohydrate kinase family protein, with protein sequence MSSPEVVAVGSAVLDHIYTLSNLPEPDGGAFAHEHTTDVGGVAANVASGLAEFGNETGIITRLGAGSSAEIKADLEGRGLDCTRVRVGSEESSYTLVLRGPDGERMIIAGGQSVPNLRLDESDIEYLSDANVVFTSAYAPDEVVSKLLAARERGVISTLVFDLAGPLSELDSRGTSASTIDRLLSVVDLFVVGEVAARSYFGGDGEEAIESLTHQNVSRAAVTQGASGALLLEDDTVTEVPAFSVDVADTTGAGDAFTAGLIQTWLLDDDPAKEAGRFAAATAALNCTATGARGRLPAKAAVQDFIANY encoded by the coding sequence ATGTCCTCACCAGAGGTCGTTGCCGTCGGCAGTGCGGTTCTTGACCACATCTACACTCTCTCGAACTTGCCGGAGCCTGACGGTGGTGCGTTTGCTCATGAGCATACGACCGATGTTGGGGGTGTTGCAGCAAACGTTGCCTCGGGGCTCGCTGAATTCGGGAATGAAACGGGGATCATCACGCGACTCGGCGCCGGTTCCAGTGCTGAGATTAAAGCCGATCTGGAAGGCCGTGGCCTCGATTGTACGAGGGTTCGGGTCGGTAGTGAAGAGTCATCGTACACGTTGGTTCTGCGTGGCCCGGACGGGGAGCGAATGATTATCGCGGGCGGGCAGAGCGTCCCGAATCTACGGCTTGATGAATCGGATATCGAGTATCTCAGTGACGCGAATGTGGTTTTTACGAGTGCCTATGCGCCTGATGAGGTTGTTTCCAAGCTCTTAGCGGCTCGAGAACGTGGTGTGATTTCGACGCTCGTGTTTGATCTTGCTGGTCCGCTCTCGGAACTCGACAGTCGAGGAACCTCGGCGTCAACTATCGACCGGCTTCTCTCGGTTGTTGATTTGTTTGTCGTCGGCGAGGTAGCTGCCCGGTCATATTTTGGCGGAGATGGCGAGGAAGCCATCGAGTCACTCACCCACCAAAATGTCTCACGTGCTGCGGTCACCCAAGGTGCTAGCGGAGCCCTCCTTCTTGAGGACGACACCGTGACCGAGGTCCCGGCTTTCAGTGTGGATGTGGCTGATACGACCGGTGCTGGGGATGCCTTCACAGCAGGCCTGATTCAGACGTGGCTGCTCGACGACGATCCAGCGAAGGAAGCAGGTCGCTTTGCCGCTGCCACGGCCGCCCTCAATTGTACCGCCACGGGCGCACGCGGCCGTCTTCCAGCCAAGGCTGCTGTACAAGACTTCATCGCAAATTACTGA
- a CDS encoding BtpA/SgcQ family protein has protein sequence MDVFTSDTPIIGMVHLPPLPGAPGFEGTRADLRERLHRDATALESGGVDGIMLENFGDAPFYPDRVPRHVVADVAALAATLRDELSIPFGVNILRNDVQSALGIAAATGGEFVRVNVHTGARLTDQGLIEGMAHETVRLREQLDADVDILADIDVKHSAPLAERDLAEVVSELVERGGADGVVVSGAGTGEAVDESVLEQVVEARNARGLEAPVLIGSGVTPDTAPELLSVADGAIVGTALKHDAEATNPVDEAAVRRLVESVPQ, from the coding sequence ATGGATGTTTTTACCTCGGATACGCCGATTATCGGAATGGTTCACTTACCGCCGCTTCCAGGGGCACCAGGATTCGAAGGGACTCGAGCGGATCTTCGCGAGCGCTTACACCGGGACGCGACCGCGCTTGAATCGGGTGGGGTCGATGGAATCATGCTCGAGAACTTCGGGGATGCACCCTTCTATCCGGACCGGGTCCCTCGGCACGTCGTAGCTGATGTCGCAGCCCTCGCTGCCACGCTTCGAGATGAACTGTCGATTCCGTTCGGCGTGAATATTCTCCGGAATGACGTTCAAAGTGCACTGGGTATCGCCGCAGCTACTGGTGGTGAATTCGTTCGTGTGAACGTCCATACCGGGGCCCGACTTACCGACCAGGGGCTCATCGAAGGGATGGCTCACGAAACGGTACGACTCCGTGAACAACTCGATGCTGACGTGGACATCCTCGCCGACATCGACGTGAAACATTCCGCACCGCTTGCCGAACGGGATCTTGCAGAAGTAGTGAGCGAGCTCGTTGAACGTGGCGGGGCCGACGGGGTTGTCGTAAGCGGTGCTGGCACAGGCGAAGCAGTCGATGAATCTGTCCTTGAGCAAGTGGTCGAGGCACGTAATGCGCGTGGTCTCGAAGCACCGGTTCTGATCGGCAGTGGTGTAACACCTGATACGGCTCCTGAACTGCTCTCGGTCGCGGACGGGGCGATCGTCGGAACCGCGCTTAAACACGACGCCGAAGCCACAAATCCGGTAGATGAAGCAGCAGTCAGACGTCTCGTCGAGTCCGTTCCTCAGTAA
- a CDS encoding methyl-accepting chemotaxis protein — MRRSLSSLPVLGTIIAVVRSSFRRKLTTALLVVLLIISIGTVGLYVQVGGLLEDNVQQSMTAAAETEADELREWCDKNRLVAQLLSEHPVFEDGDRTEVREYLQAQQGDRSDTEIVRAYVIDRRNQTVSVSSDGEMDGQPIEELGWTERFAFQDFDDVQVTDPYAVQNETVIGFISPIRRTPEQLLVVEVDTATIFDRFEHPVDGGFTRVVNSNGTVVFSDDAAATLTQYRDGNRRSPAVSSGLRGDSGFTESPAYETQPETEGEYVAAYAAVPNTDWVVIEHAPASEAYVITQQALRWISGIAALTLLALVGVVGVLGRDVTGALSRLTDRAEQIEDGQYDVEFNTDRPDEFGDLNRRIASTRDALQQRIEEIRETQTELEASNASLEERSEMVNVLNRILRHNVRNEVNIITGRAELAASRIDDEAAQADLKAVQSAAWELSTISSRTQRIKQLLAEENTEPEPLELDNLASKLAGVDADTPCADVEFNDETNDIAVQATPTFPTAVADVVHQIATHNEGDVHVDVTVTVDEAGTDEEQIVLQIDDDADGLPELDIQAVNAGEETALNHAEGLALWCLEWTVTKSDGELHVAPDDTTLKIQLPTSSTGP; from the coding sequence ATGCGTAGATCCCTGTCCTCCCTCCCGGTTCTGGGAACGATCATCGCTGTTGTGCGGTCGTCGTTCCGACGGAAACTTACTACGGCGCTCCTCGTCGTCCTCCTGATCATCAGTATCGGCACAGTCGGCCTATATGTACAGGTGGGGGGATTGTTGGAGGACAACGTCCAACAGTCGATGACCGCGGCTGCCGAGACCGAAGCGGACGAATTGCGAGAATGGTGTGACAAGAACCGACTCGTCGCTCAGCTCCTCTCCGAACATCCGGTCTTCGAGGATGGCGACCGCACCGAGGTTCGGGAATATTTACAGGCACAGCAAGGGGACAGATCAGATACCGAGATCGTTCGGGCATACGTAATTGACCGGCGGAATCAGACTGTTTCGGTCAGCTCAGATGGAGAAATGGATGGGCAACCCATCGAAGAACTCGGCTGGACTGAACGGTTCGCCTTCCAGGATTTCGATGACGTGCAGGTGACCGACCCGTATGCAGTACAAAATGAGACAGTTATCGGGTTTATTTCCCCAATTCGTCGGACCCCGGAGCAGTTGCTTGTCGTCGAAGTCGACACCGCGACTATCTTCGATCGCTTCGAACATCCCGTCGACGGCGGCTTTACGCGAGTGGTCAATTCCAACGGGACGGTCGTGTTCAGTGATGATGCAGCCGCGACGCTCACCCAATACCGCGATGGAAATCGTCGTTCACCGGCAGTCAGCAGTGGCCTACGAGGGGACTCTGGGTTTACCGAGTCACCAGCCTACGAGACCCAGCCTGAGACAGAGGGAGAGTATGTCGCAGCGTATGCTGCGGTTCCGAACACTGACTGGGTTGTCATCGAGCACGCACCAGCCAGTGAAGCGTACGTCATAACCCAGCAAGCCCTTCGATGGATCAGTGGAATTGCAGCGTTGACTCTGCTTGCGCTCGTGGGTGTCGTCGGCGTTCTCGGCCGAGATGTGACCGGCGCGCTCTCTCGGCTAACCGACCGGGCAGAGCAGATCGAAGATGGTCAGTACGACGTGGAGTTCAATACCGACCGGCCTGACGAATTTGGCGACCTCAACCGGAGGATAGCCTCGACACGGGATGCCCTCCAGCAGCGCATCGAGGAGATCCGCGAAACACAGACTGAGCTTGAGGCTTCGAATGCGAGTCTTGAAGAGCGATCCGAGATGGTGAACGTGCTGAATCGCATCCTCCGCCATAACGTTCGAAACGAGGTAAACATCATCACCGGACGAGCTGAATTGGCTGCGTCCCGCATCGACGATGAGGCTGCCCAAGCAGATTTAAAGGCTGTACAGAGTGCTGCGTGGGAACTCAGTACGATTTCGTCTCGGACACAGCGCATCAAGCAGCTGCTTGCCGAAGAGAACACCGAACCAGAACCCCTTGAGTTGGACAATTTAGCCTCGAAGTTAGCGGGGGTTGATGCCGACACTCCGTGCGCAGATGTCGAGTTCAACGATGAGACAAACGACATAGCTGTCCAAGCGACACCGACGTTCCCGACCGCAGTCGCAGATGTTGTCCACCAGATCGCGACGCATAATGAAGGGGACGTTCACGTCGATGTTACGGTCACTGTTGATGAGGCGGGGACAGATGAAGAGCAGATCGTTCTCCAAATCGATGACGATGCCGACGGACTACCCGAATTAGATATTCAAGCTGTTAATGCGGGCGAAGAGACCGCGCTCAATCACGCGGAGGGGCTGGCGCTCTGGTGTCTCGAATGGACAGTGACGAAATCCGATGGTGAACTACATGTCGCTCCTGATGATACGACTCTCAAAATCCAGCTACCTACTTCCTCGACCGGACCGTAG
- a CDS encoding glycine betaine ABC transporter substrate-binding protein translates to MALTRRQYLGRAGRVGGVGAAALLGGCASNQQPDTESVTVRIGSKPFTEQKILGYLAYERLRRIDWIRAVDEIGAGNSLSNWEATAAGDQHLYWEYTGTAWLQLPPRHETRITDPESLFEQVQADANSQRVQLADPAPFSNEYVIVADARWAKRTDVSTISDLAAHIRNGGDTPGVAVNEEFFHRQDGWRGLASYYEIETANGEPTQTEPFIVTSIGLTYELLEQGRVQITSGFATDPQLNRSTVTVLEDDRDYFLPYQPAPTAYAPLIDEHPEVFEILSPVVSALDKSIMRDLNSRVLLDGEHPFAVATQFLEGEVLDDA, encoded by the coding sequence ATGGCACTCACACGCCGGCAGTATCTCGGGCGGGCCGGTCGCGTCGGCGGCGTGGGTGCTGCCGCACTCCTGGGTGGCTGCGCCAGCAACCAGCAACCCGACACAGAGTCAGTAACCGTTCGAATCGGGTCGAAGCCGTTCACTGAGCAGAAGATTCTCGGCTACCTCGCCTACGAACGGCTACGGAGAATCGATTGGATTCGTGCCGTCGATGAAATTGGGGCAGGAAACTCGCTATCGAACTGGGAGGCAACAGCAGCGGGGGATCAACACCTGTACTGGGAGTACACGGGTACGGCGTGGCTGCAGCTGCCGCCCCGCCACGAGACACGGATTACCGACCCCGAGTCACTTTTCGAGCAGGTCCAAGCAGACGCTAATTCCCAGCGGGTCCAGTTGGCTGACCCGGCTCCCTTTTCGAACGAGTACGTCATCGTCGCCGACGCAAGATGGGCGAAACGGACCGATGTATCGACCATCAGCGATTTGGCAGCCCATATCCGAAACGGTGGTGATACGCCTGGTGTCGCTGTCAACGAGGAATTCTTTCATCGGCAGGACGGATGGCGTGGACTCGCTTCATATTATGAAATCGAGACTGCGAACGGCGAACCAACCCAGACCGAACCGTTTATTGTCACGTCGATCGGGCTGACGTACGAACTACTCGAACAGGGTCGCGTGCAGATTACGAGTGGTTTTGCGACTGATCCGCAGCTCAACCGGTCGACAGTTACAGTCCTCGAGGACGACCGCGACTACTTCCTCCCCTACCAGCCGGCCCCGACAGCGTATGCACCGCTCATCGACGAACATCCGGAGGTATTCGAGATACTCTCTCCTGTTGTTTCAGCACTCGATAAGTCGATAATGCGGGACCTCAACAGCCGGGTCCTCCTCGATGGAGAGCATCCGTTCGCGGTCGCAACACAGTTTTTAGAGGGCGAGGTGCTCGACGATGCGTAG
- a CDS encoding sulfite exporter TauE/SafE family protein, which translates to MRTRKSRADPHQFIAHLLHFRYREVTMTLATLAVFTSAIVFFPGWGNVMKGIQSDVSTELFLLFAVVAIVAGVVKGMIGFGYALITTPIFASVIDPTLAVVVLAIPPWMINMFQIGETKTGISFVRQEWILVLLAIAGSITGVYVLAQYTAGPIVPFLIGVIIFAYVVFQVVQNFVTIEEAHHPVALSTAGFLEGFLLAASNLGPLLPAYFHTFERDTERYIGGLSMVLGIIFTVRILQMALFTDLMTTYRLWLGSVIAVITIVGLLLGTYLRRLEVDEQKFNWFVITLLFVISLNIFRNTIPKLF; encoded by the coding sequence ATGAGGACACGCAAATCCAGAGCCGATCCCCACCAGTTCATCGCGCACCTGCTTCATTTCCGGTATCGAGAAGTGACGATGACGCTCGCGACGCTCGCGGTTTTCACGAGCGCGATCGTCTTTTTCCCGGGATGGGGGAACGTTATGAAAGGTATTCAGTCGGATGTTTCGACCGAGTTATTCCTGCTATTTGCTGTCGTCGCTATCGTCGCAGGTGTCGTGAAAGGGATGATCGGATTCGGATATGCACTCATTACGACGCCTATCTTCGCCTCTGTTATTGACCCGACGCTCGCGGTGGTCGTTCTCGCAATCCCGCCCTGGATGATCAATATGTTCCAGATTGGCGAGACCAAGACTGGAATCTCATTTGTCCGTCAAGAATGGATCCTCGTCTTACTGGCGATTGCGGGATCAATCACTGGCGTCTACGTCCTTGCACAGTATACCGCTGGACCGATTGTGCCGTTCCTCATCGGCGTAATCATCTTCGCATACGTCGTTTTCCAAGTCGTTCAGAACTTTGTGACAATCGAAGAAGCACACCACCCAGTCGCACTCAGTACTGCTGGCTTTCTTGAGGGGTTCCTGCTCGCAGCATCCAACCTCGGCCCACTACTCCCGGCGTATTTCCATACGTTCGAGCGTGACACCGAGCGCTATATTGGCGGGCTCTCCATGGTTTTGGGAATTATCTTCACGGTCCGCATTCTTCAGATGGCTCTTTTCACAGATCTCATGACTACGTACCGGCTCTGGCTCGGGTCCGTGATTGCGGTCATCACGATTGTGGGGCTTCTCCTCGGAACCTATCTGCGGCGGCTCGAAGTCGACGAGCAGAAATTCAACTGGTTCGTCATCACCCTGCTGTTCGTCATCTCGCTCAACATCTTCCGGAATACGATTCCGAAACTATTCTAG
- a CDS encoding DsrE family protein has product MDLFDRGVTVKQCSNTIEGTDISEDDLIEGVELVSSGVGELTRLQNEGYAYIKP; this is encoded by the coding sequence ATGGATTTGTTCGACCGTGGCGTGACAGTCAAGCAATGCAGCAATACGATCGAAGGCACCGATATCTCAGAAGACGATCTCATCGAAGGCGTCGAACTCGTGTCGTCTGGCGTTGGCGAGTTAACGCGCCTCCAGAACGAGGGATATGCGTATATCAAACCCTAA
- a CDS encoding DUF2270 domain-containing protein encodes MTGPASEDVDPTDPEYRNIGEGLLDEEMGPSSAMAHLYRGEIHRMKLWRERLDRTTNWAVIVMAAIITWAFSSPNNPHYILLIGVATLSVFLVIEARRYRGYEIWRTRVRILQENVWAYGLDPSAGVVDPDWRAKLSEDYRTPTIKISAEEAIAHRLRRVYLPLFGVLLAAWLVRITAFSPEPWVESAAIGMISGVVILVTVGLFYLTAIIIGCRPRTWHAKGELRAEDLREQRRK; translated from the coding sequence ATGACGGGTCCCGCCTCTGAGGATGTCGACCCAACTGACCCCGAGTATCGGAATATCGGGGAAGGGTTACTAGACGAGGAGATGGGGCCCAGTTCCGCGATGGCGCACCTGTATCGCGGCGAAATCCATCGGATGAAGCTCTGGCGCGAGCGCCTCGACCGGACAACAAACTGGGCGGTCATCGTCATGGCCGCAATCATCACATGGGCGTTTTCAAGTCCGAACAACCCACATTACATCCTCCTCATTGGCGTGGCGACGCTCTCGGTCTTCCTTGTGATCGAGGCGCGTCGCTATCGTGGGTACGAAATCTGGCGTACTCGGGTTCGGATTCTCCAGGAGAACGTCTGGGCGTACGGACTCGACCCTTCAGCCGGCGTCGTTGATCCAGACTGGCGAGCAAAGCTCAGCGAAGATTATCGTACGCCGACCATCAAAATCAGCGCCGAAGAGGCAATCGCTCACCGCCTCCGACGCGTGTACCTGCCACTATTTGGGGTGCTGCTTGCTGCGTGGCTTGTCCGTATTACCGCATTCTCTCCCGAACCGTGGGTGGAGAGTGCAGCAATCGGCATGATTTCGGGTGTCGTTATTCTTGTTACTGTTGGACTCTTCTACCTTACCGCCATTATCATCGGGTGTCGGCCGCGGACATGGCATGCGAAAGGCGAACTCCGAGCAGAGGATCTCCGGGAACAGCGACGCAAATGA
- a CDS encoding DUF302 domain-containing protein: MSYTLDKRVDGEFDNVVERTTNALSEEGFGVLCDIDVQQTLKKKLDEDFRQYRILGACNPPLARQALEEELQLGTLLPCNVVVYETDEGEIGVSAVDPEVMLSVVDNPELDSVAAEVRERFERVLSELSDA; the protein is encoded by the coding sequence ATGTCCTATACTCTGGACAAGCGTGTCGACGGGGAATTCGATAACGTCGTCGAACGGACGACGAATGCACTGTCAGAGGAGGGGTTCGGGGTTCTCTGTGATATCGACGTCCAACAGACGCTCAAGAAGAAACTAGACGAAGACTTCCGCCAGTATCGAATTCTTGGCGCCTGCAATCCCCCGCTTGCGCGCCAGGCCCTCGAAGAAGAACTCCAGTTAGGGACGCTTCTGCCCTGTAACGTCGTCGTGTATGAGACGGACGAGGGCGAAATCGGCGTGAGCGCAGTCGACCCGGAGGTTATGCTTTCCGTGGTTGATAACCCTGAACTGGACTCGGTTGCAGCGGAGGTTCGGGAGCGATTCGAACGTGTCCTCAGCGAACTCTCAGACGCCTAA
- a CDS encoding DsrE/DsrF/DrsH-like family protein: MSTNTSQPQGEDVPSRAELAARIDELETELAAATEDDSDPKMSIIATKGTLDMAYPPLILASTAAAFGYEVTVFHTFWGLDILHEERSKNLQLSSVGNPNMPVPNAVAALPGMDRVTTRMMEKKIDDNDTATIEELIDTSLDMGVEFQACQMTIDLMDYDEDDFYDGVTTGVGAATAIQDMADADIQLLI; the protein is encoded by the coding sequence ATGAGTACGAATACGTCACAACCACAAGGTGAGGACGTACCCTCCCGTGCGGAACTCGCCGCCCGCATCGACGAGTTGGAGACTGAACTCGCCGCGGCGACGGAGGACGATAGTGACCCGAAGATGTCGATTATCGCGACGAAGGGTACGCTGGACATGGCATACCCGCCGCTCATCCTCGCGAGTACGGCAGCCGCGTTCGGCTACGAGGTCACAGTCTTCCACACGTTCTGGGGACTCGACATCCTCCACGAAGAGCGCTCCAAGAACCTACAGTTGAGTTCGGTCGGCAACCCGAACATGCCGGTCCCGAATGCCGTCGCTGCGCTTCCTGGGATGGACCGTGTGACGACGAGGATGATGGAGAAGAAGATCGACGACAACGATACGGCGACCATCGAGGAACTCATTGACACGTCTCTCGACATGGGCGTGGAGTTCCAGGCCTGCCAGATGACCATCGACCTCATGGACTACGACGAGGACGACTTCTACGACGGTGTGACGACCGGTGTCGGCGCCGCCACCGCGATTCAGGATATGGCTGACGCTGACATCCAGCTTCTCATCTAA
- a CDS encoding DsrE family protein, with protein sequence MEKIGIIVDNDSPKSLAMAMNLGHTALASDTEVLVYFTFDGLTHLLEGENDLSEIEPLLEEGMPNPYDLLDALVADGGDLVTTVACTTTLDMLEWDQDAIDETVTTKFAGAATFLDEVENADQVFTF encoded by the coding sequence ATGGAGAAAATCGGAATCATCGTCGACAACGACAGCCCGAAGAGCCTCGCGATGGCGATGAACCTCGGCCACACGGCGCTCGCCTCCGACACCGAGGTTCTCGTCTACTTCACCTTCGATGGACTCACCCATCTCCTCGAAGGTGAGAACGACCTCTCGGAGATCGAGCCGCTACTCGAAGAGGGGATGCCAAACCCGTACGACCTCCTCGACGCGCTGGTGGCTGATGGTGGCGATCTCGTCACGACAGTCGCGTGCACGACGACCCTCGACATGCTCGAATGGGACCAGGACGCTATTGATGAGACTGTCACGACCAAGTTCGCGGGTGCGGCTACGTTCCTCGATGAAGTCGAGAACGCCGATCAGGTGTTCACGTTCTAA
- a CDS encoding sulfurtransferase TusA family protein has protein sequence MTQYEATETLDVKGENCPMPVVKTKQNIDQLAEGEILEVLATDPGSMSDLGGWADTTDGVELVDQQEGDDVYTHYVRKTE, from the coding sequence ATGACACAGTACGAAGCCACTGAAACTCTCGACGTGAAAGGCGAAAACTGTCCGATGCCCGTTGTCAAGACGAAGCAAAACATCGACCAGCTCGCCGAAGGCGAGATCCTCGAGGTCCTCGCGACCGACCCGGGGAGCATGAGCGATCTCGGCGGCTGGGCGGACACGACCGACGGCGTCGAACTCGTCGACCAGCAGGAGGGCGACGACGTGTACACGCACTACGTGCGCAAGACGGAGTAA
- a CDS encoding MBL fold metallo-hydrolase yields the protein MTDAANPESDETVASTTPAELKQRIDSGENVFILDARSESDFEEWHIDGENVDVVNYPYFELLDEIPEDLHEQLPDDRRITALCAKGGSSELVADNLEDAGYDVDHLERGMKGWARIYEYQELDVDVDATVAQYRRPSSGCLAYLVASDGEAAVVDPLRAFTDEYEQDARALGADIVYALDTHIHADHISGVRDLATETDATAVLPAAAAERGVDYDLAYETVTDGDTLSVGDVEIETIATPGHTTGMTAYKVGDVLFTGDGLFTESVARPDLEDPEAAKDAARTLYESLQEQILPLPDETVVAPAHFSDAATPNDDGTYTAELGDLVERMDALTMDEDEFVEFIVSDMPPQPANYEDIIATNLGQQSPDDEEAFELELGPNNCAASEEAMTN from the coding sequence ATGACCGACGCGGCAAATCCCGAATCGGACGAAACGGTCGCATCAACCACGCCTGCAGAGCTGAAGCAACGCATCGATAGCGGCGAGAACGTGTTCATCCTCGACGCACGCTCCGAAAGCGACTTCGAGGAATGGCACATCGACGGCGAGAACGTCGACGTCGTCAACTACCCATACTTCGAGCTGCTCGACGAGATCCCGGAGGACCTCCACGAACAGCTCCCCGACGACCGCCGGATCACCGCGCTCTGTGCGAAGGGCGGGTCGAGCGAACTCGTCGCGGACAACCTCGAGGACGCCGGCTACGACGTCGACCACCTCGAACGCGGCATGAAGGGCTGGGCGCGCATCTACGAGTACCAGGAACTCGACGTGGACGTCGACGCCACGGTCGCCCAGTACCGCCGTCCCTCCAGCGGCTGTCTCGCCTACCTCGTCGCCTCGGACGGCGAAGCGGCGGTCGTCGACCCGCTCCGTGCATTCACCGACGAGTACGAACAGGACGCGCGAGCCCTAGGCGCAGACATCGTGTACGCGCTCGACACGCACATCCACGCCGACCACATCTCGGGCGTCCGCGACCTCGCCACGGAGACGGACGCAACGGCCGTCCTCCCCGCGGCCGCCGCCGAGCGCGGTGTCGACTACGACCTGGCCTACGAGACAGTCACCGACGGCGACACACTCTCCGTCGGCGACGTCGAAATCGAGACCATCGCCACGCCCGGCCACACGACCGGGATGACCGCGTACAAGGTCGGCGACGTACTGTTCACGGGGGACGGCCTGTTCACCGAGAGCGTCGCGCGCCCCGACCTCGAAGACCCCGAGGCGGCCAAGGACGCGGCCCGCACGCTCTACGAGAGCCTCCAGGAACAGATCCTTCCTCTCCCCGACGAAACGGTCGTCGCACCGGCACACTTCAGCGACGCGGCGACGCCGAACGACGACGGCACCTACACCGCGGAACTCGGCGACCTGGTCGAGCGGATGGATGCGCTCACCATGGACGAAGACGAGTTCGTCGAGTTCATCGTTTCGGACATGCCGCCGCAGCCGGCGAACTACGAGGACATCATCGCGACGAACCTCGGCCAGCAGTCTCCCGACGACGAGGAGGCCTTCGAGCTGGAGCTCGGCCCGAACAACTGCGCCGCGAGCGAAGAGGCGATGACTAACTAA
- a CDS encoding YeeE/YedE family protein, translating into MEPLLAPLVLETPFPRGILPYLVGGLLVGLGAAVIYLATGIIAGASTFLESTLSYVSDVERFNRFKYIQSRGWRVVFTLGIVSGAALWGLVLAPDPTIWTTDVQWWRLLGGGVLVGIGTRLGKGCTSGHGVCGVGSLSNTSLVNVATFMAFAIGTAQLVQALGVTP; encoded by the coding sequence ATGGAGCCACTTCTCGCACCGCTCGTGCTCGAGACGCCCTTCCCCCGCGGGATACTGCCGTACCTCGTCGGCGGCCTCCTCGTCGGCCTCGGCGCGGCAGTCATCTACCTCGCGACGGGCATCATCGCGGGCGCGAGCACGTTCCTCGAATCCACGCTGTCGTACGTCTCCGACGTCGAGCGGTTCAACCGCTTCAAGTATATCCAGTCGCGCGGCTGGCGGGTCGTGTTCACACTCGGTATCGTCAGTGGCGCAGCTCTCTGGGGGCTCGTCCTCGCGCCCGATCCAACGATCTGGACGACTGACGTCCAGTGGTGGCGGCTGCTCGGCGGCGGCGTCCTTGTCGGCATCGGCACCCGCCTCGGAAAGGGCTGTACGTCTGGCCACGGCGTCTGTGGCGTCGGCTCCCTCTCGAACACGTCGCTCGTGAACGTCGCGACGTTCATGGCATTCGCCATCGGAACCGCGCAACTCGTCCAAGCACTGGGGGTGACACCATGA
- a CDS encoding DUF6691 family protein, protein MSDETRSPWFLPVIYVGGLIFGLGLAISGMARPEVVLDFLQFDDFGLVFVMGGAAVVTGITFAVATRYLDRAPLTASEYTRRVKEFDRNVVVGGVIFGVGWGLSGICPGAAYASFGVGNYPILWAIGGMFLGAYAQGYVRSLTGSEEGT, encoded by the coding sequence ATGAGCGACGAGACACGAAGCCCATGGTTCCTTCCCGTCATCTACGTCGGGGGGCTGATCTTCGGGCTGGGGCTGGCCATCAGCGGCATGGCTAGACCCGAGGTCGTGCTGGACTTCCTCCAGTTCGACGACTTCGGACTCGTCTTCGTGATGGGCGGAGCCGCCGTCGTCACCGGCATCACGTTCGCCGTCGCAACGCGCTACCTCGATCGTGCGCCGCTCACCGCGAGCGAATACACGCGCCGCGTGAAGGAGTTCGACCGCAACGTCGTCGTCGGGGGCGTGATCTTCGGCGTCGGCTGGGGGCTCTCAGGAATCTGTCCTGGCGCCGCCTACGCGAGCTTCGGCGTCGGGAACTATCCGATCCTCTGGGCCATCGGCGGAATGTTCCTCGGCGCGTACGCACAGGGGTACGTTCGCTCGCTGACGGGCAGCGAGGAGGGAACCTAA